The Ignavibacteriales bacterium DNA segment AAACAGATACTTATCATTTTCAATAATGGGTTCAATTAAAAAGCTTGACGATCCGAAACAAATTGAAGAGTGCTTAACCTCATATTTTACAAAATATTCTTACGAAAAAATCTCAAAAAATCTAAAAAAAATTTCTGCTCTCAGTCAAATCATAATGATAGATTCTGAGGAGATTCAGGCATTTGAAGAAAACATTTTTTAAATATAAATTTTATTTAATATTATTTACATTGATTCAATTTTCTGCTTGCACAGAAATCAAAGTTATTTACCGCGATAAAGTTTATTACGAAATCCCTGCTGAACTAAAATACCCTGAACAAAAAACTAAATTTTTAGATGAATATTCTAAATATATTTCCGGGCGAAAAATATTTTTAGATGCGGGTCATGGGGGCAGTGATAGGAAGAATATTGGAATTAATAAATTAGTTGTTGAAGCGGATATTAATCTGAATGTTGTGTTATTCTTAAAAGAGTTTTTAACCGAGGCAGGGGCATCAGTTTATCTTTCGCGCGACTCCGATACAACAGTTGATCTAAAATTACGATCACAATTAGCTGACAACAGCAGTGCAGATATTTTTGTCAGCATTCATCATAATGCTCCTGCTGATTCGGATGATACCACAACTAATTACACTTCAACTTATTATCACGCAACTGAATTGGATTATGAATACAATCCATGCGAAAGAGAAATTGCAAGGTTTATTCAGCGTGATCTGTCCTATGCTATGAGAAACCCCGGCGGGTTAGGTTCTTTTGATGGAACTTATTCTGACTATTCTGTCTATCCTGGAAAAGGATTTTCTGTCCTAAGAGAAACAAACATTCCTTCCGTGCTTGTCGAATGCGGCTTTCACACAAATTATTATGAAGAAAAAAGATTATCAATCAAAGAATTTAATAGAATTGAAGCATGGGGGATATTCAGAGGATTATGTCGTTACTTTGCTAATTCTACCCCTGATATTATTTCTTCTGAAGAATTTAGTGATAAGAAGAATTTTCCATTTTTTCTAAAAGATGATATCGGTATTGAAACGGAGTCTATTATTGTTCTACTGGATAAAATTAAATACAACAATTTTTCTTATGATATTGAAACAGGTTTACTAACAATTATTGGGGACGCTTTAACAGTTGGAGAACATGAAATTAAAATTATTGTTGCTAACAAAAGAGGAAATCATTCCTTCCCATTCACTAAAAAGATCATCATCAATCCTTAGAAAGTATTTAATTGCTTAACTACGTTTGGACTTTTTTAATATTATTTGGAATTGGAACTGCTGTTTTCATTGATCTATATGAAAGTTCAGATAACAAATATGCAAATAAGTATTTGTTCTCATCGCAGGCATTCGTTGATTCAACTTCAATTGACGAGGGGGGAAAATATAGTTGCAAAATAATTATAGATAGAAAATCTTTTAATAATGGATTCCAACAATCACTTAATAATGATGTTATTCTGTTTGGGAAAATCAATAAACCTAAGAACAGTAAAAATTCCAAAATTGATATTCTGGTAAATCTATCTACTCCGGAAGTATTGATTGAGATGGCGAAAGCCAACGGGGGCGATAAAATATTAGTGTGTGAATTCAGCTCTAACACGGCTATGCCCAACAACTTGTTAACAGGAAAAATAAAGTTTGAAGAAGTTAGCTTTATCCAAATAAAATCCGTTACAAATTCAATAATCGAGTATGCAGGAATTGCTGTAGAAATTGCGCTCGGGCTTATCGGTATAATGGCAATGTGGCTTGGCATAATGAAGGTGGGTGAAACTGCGGGATTAATATCAGTTATTGCAAGGATGCTTCGTCCAGTAACTAAATTCCTATTTCCTGAAATTCCATCCGATCATCCTGCAGTGGGTTCAATGATTATGAATATCTCAGCAAACATGCTCGGCTTGGGTAATGCTGCTACTCCCTTTGGATTGAAAGCTATGCAAGAACTGAATGAATTGAATCCTAAAAAAGATACTGCTTCCGATTCTATGATAACATTCCTTGCTATTAATACTGCGGGCTTAACTTTAATACCAGCCTCAGCAATTGCAATCAGAGCCGCTGCTGGAAGTGCTAATCCAACTATAATAATTGGGACTTCAATTTTTGGAGCAATGTGTGCAACAATAGTCGGAGTTATTGCCGCAAAGACTTTTGCAAAGTTATCAGGTGGTAAAGAAATATTTCTCGGATGGCTAAGAGGAAAAGTATATCCACTAATGATAATCTTAATATTGTTTCTAGCTTTTTTTGTGAGCCTCTATTTAGGATGGGTTAAAATTATCACAAATAATATTAATTTTATTTCTTCTGAAAGTCTTATTAGTGCCTTATCCTTATTTTCTACTTTAGCAATTCCTTTCATAATAGTTAGTTTTTTAGTTTTTGGTTTATTCAAAAAAATAAATTTGTACGAAAATTTTATTGAGGGAGCAAAAGATGGTTTTAATATTGCTATAAAAATCATTCCCTTTCTGGTTGCGATGCTCATGGCAATTGGAATATTTAGAGCAAGCGGGGCTATGGACATATTAATGATAATATTAAGACCTGTTACAAATATAATTGGTTTCCCCACAGAGGCATTACCAATGGCATTAATGCGCCCCCTTTCCGGAAGCGGTTCGCTTGGAATCATGACAGAAAATTTATCAGTATTTGGACCTGATTCTTATCTTGGTGTACTTGTCTCTACTATTTATGGAAGCACCGAAACTACATTTTATGTGTTAGCTGTTTATTTCGGTTCGGTGAATATTAAAAATTCTCGATTTGCTTTAGCTGCCGGCTTGTTTGCAGATATTGCTGGAATATTGGCAGCTTTATTTATTGTTAAAATGTTATTCAGCATTTAAAAATTATTTCAATCGAAAATGAAAATATTTATAACAAAGGAAATTCCAGAGGCTGGTATAAACCACATTCGTAAATCAGGGATTAGCCTCGAAGTTTACAGTGGAAGTAAACCCATCACAAAAAAAACGTTGATTGAAAAAATCTCAGATGTTGATGGTATCATCACTTTACTTTCTGATAAAGTGGATAAAGATTTCATAGATAGCGCAAAGCATTGTAAAATAATTGCAAATTATGCTGTGGGGTTTAATAATATTGATGTTAATTATGCAAAGCAAAAAGGAATTATTGTTACTAACACTCCCGATGTTCTAACTGATTCGACCGCTGATTTAGCGATTTCACTTATGCTTTGTTGTGCAAGGAATATTGTCCCCGCTGAAAAATTTATGCGCACCGGAAAATTTACGGGCTGGCAGCCAAAATTATTTTTGGGAATGGAACTGAAAGGAAAAACTTTTGGCATACTTGGTGCAGGCAGAATCGGCACTGCAACTGCTGTTCGAGCACATAGCTTTGGCATGAAAATCGTCTATTATTCTAATCATCAAAATTTATATCTCGATACAAAACTTAATGGCGAAAAAGTCTCGCTTGATAAACTGCTTTCACATTCGAATGTTATTTCAATACACCTGCCTTTAAACAAAAAAACATTTAATCTATTAAGTGAAAAGAAACTAAAACTAATTCATAAAAACTCCATTCTGATTAATACAGCACGTGGAGAGATAGTTGACGAAGTCTTCCTGATTAAAATGTTGAATAAAAAATTAATTTATGCGGCTGGTTTTGATGTATATCAAAATGAACCGAGTGTAAATTCCGCATTGTTAAAATTGGAAAATGCAGTCTTACTCCCGCATCTTGGCAGTGCAACCATCGAAGCAAGAAATGCTATGTCAAAGCTTGCAGCCAGAAACGTTGTAAATGTATTAAAGGGGAAAAAACCACTCACTCCTATTCAGATGTAATCCTTCGTAGTAATTTTGTTTTTAACAAAAGTATATTTTTAAATCTAACCCGTGTGTGTATAGTCTTATTGTATGATTAAAAATTAAAGTTGAATATCAATTAGTCTTTAAGTAGTTTTAAAATAAAAAAAAGAGAAATTCCAATGAGAATAGGAGTACCAAAAGAAACTGAGAGAGAAGAAAGACGAATTGCATTGGCACCTGCCGGTGTTGATTCCTTAATAAGAGCAGGTCATACAGTTTATATCCAAAGTGGGGCAGGGGAAGGCAGTCATTTTCACGATGAAGATTATATAAAAACAGGCGCTTCAATAGTATATGATGGCGAGGAAGCATTCAGACGCGCTGAAATGATTGTAAAAGTAGCCCCCCTGTCAGAATCCGAAATTGATATACTTCAGGAAAATCAGATATTATTTTCGTCTCTTCACCTTGCTGTTGGTAAAAAAAACGTAGTTGAAAAACTTATCAAAAAAAATATAACTGCAATCGGATATGAATTGATCGAAGATGGGGATCGTCTTCCAGTTTTACATTCCATGAGTGAAATAGCCGGTCAGTTATCTATTCAAGTTGCTGAACGATATCTTGAAAGTTATACTAAGGGCGGCAGGGGTATCTTGATTGGCGGAATTACAGGGGTTGCACCTGCCGCCGTTGTAATTTTAGGTGCCGGTGTTGTCGGAACTACTGCTGCGCGAGCAGCGCTCGGGAGGGGTGCACAGGTTGTTGTTATTGATAAAGACTTGAACCGGTTAAGAAGAATAGATGCTTATTTTAAAAAAAGAGTCACAACTGTTATGGCAAACCCTTATACCATTACACGCGGTGTTCGTTTTGCTGATGTACTGATAGGTGCAGTTTTAATCAAAGGTGAAAAAACTCCTCATCTTGTTTCTGAAGACATGGTTAAAGATATGAAACGTGGTGCAGTCATAGTTGATGTTTCTATTGACCAGGGTGGGTGTATTGAGACCAGTCGTGTTACAACAATTTCGGATCCTGTCTATCTTACGCACGACGTAATCCACTACTGTGTTCCAAATATGCCGGCCCTTGTTTCCCGCACGGCGAGTTATGGGTTAAATAATGCCGCCATGCCTTACATTCAAAATATTGCCGACAATGGACTCGCAAATGCGCTGTTGGGTGATGAGGGGCTTGCAAATGGGGTCTGCACTTATGGGGGATACTGTGCAAATGAAGCCATTGCAAATATTTTTAATGTAGAATATCGAAAACTTAGAGTATTCTCTACAAATTAATTTAAAGGAAATTTTTGCCCATGCTTTCGACAATAGACCGTAAATATGTAATGCCTTCCAATATTCTTAATATTTATAATAGAAAAATAGTAAGTGCAGATGAGGCATTAAAAATTATTAAATCTGGTGATAATATTGTTGTACAACCGGGTTGTGCCGCTCCCCTTGAATTAATCAATGCAATGGTAAGACGGAAAGACGAATTATCAAATGTTACTATTTATCATATCCTCGTCGTTGGCTCACTCCCATATATTGAACCAGGTATGGAAAATCATTTCAAGCATAATGCTTTTTTTATCGGTGCCAATAGCAGAAAGGCAGTTAATGAGGGTAGATCCGAATTCACACCAATATTTTTATCCGAAATTACTTCTTTATTCAAGCGTGGTCTTATTAAAACTGATGTTGCATTAATACATGTTTCTCCTCCCGATGAACATGGTTATTGCAGTTATGGTGTAGATGTAGGTAATATCAAAACTCCCGCAGAAAAATCCAAAATAATAATTGCCCAAGTAAATAAAGAGATGCCAAGAAGCCTCGGCGACAGTTTTATCCATATAAATAAAATTCATTTTATTGTTGAACATAATGCCCCAATACAGGAGCTTCCGCAAGTGGATCCGAATAGCAGTCAAGAGCTTCTTAATATTTATGATAAAATTGGGATAAATATTTCTGAACTAATTGAGGATGGGGCAACACTTCAACTTGGCATTGGTGCAATTCCCGATTCGGTCATGAAATATCTTAAAGGGAAAAAAGATTTGGGAATACATACGGAAATGTTTTCTGACGGTGTTGTAGAGCTTGTAGAGGAAGGAATCATAAATGGTGAAAAGAAGACTCTTCATCAGGGAAAAATAATCGCCGGATTTGTCTTGGGTACCAAACGAACTTATGATTTCATAGACAATAATCCGATCATTGAATTTCATCCTCAAGAATATGTAAATGATCCTTTTATAATTGCAAAGAATAATAAAATGGTTGCGATCAACTCTGCTATTGAAATAGATTTAACAGGACAGGTTTGTTCCGATTCAATCGGGACAAAATTTTTTAGTGGTATCGGAGGTCAGGTTGATTTTATTCGGGGGGCTGCTCGTTCGGAAGGAGGGAAGCCGATTATTGCACTCCCTTCAGTTACGAAAGATGAAAAAATTTCCAGAATAGTTACCCAACTACAACCAGGTGCAGGGGTTGTAACCTCCCGCGGCGATGTTCATTTTGTTGTAACTGAATATGGCTCTGTTCAGCTTTGGGGTAAAAGTATTTCAGAAAGAGCTAAGGCGTTAATAAGTATTTCACACCCTGCTTTCAGGGATGAGCTTGCAAAATATGCTCAAGATGTTTTACACATTTAATTTATGTTAGCTGTTATCGGTGATATACATGGTTGTTTTTTTACTCTGAAAAAACTTTGTACAGAATTAAAAGATAAATATCCAGGTGTTACTGTTTATTCTGTTGGTGATCTTGTTGATAGAGGTAATTATAGTTTCGAAGTAATAGATTATATCTTATCCCAAAGTATCGCATTTACACCCGGGAATCATGAATACATGTTTTACTATTTTTTTCACCACCCGGAAAGCGCTTTAGCAAAAGCATGGATTTACAATGGCAGCGGGAAAACGCTTTCCTCGTATCAAGATAAAATGCACATTTTGCATGAACATCTGAAAGTAATTATTAACTCTCCACTTTATTATGACACGGAAGATTGTTTTATCTCGCATGCAGGGATTGCTGATATTTACAAAATTGAATTACCTGAGCCTCCACTAGAATTTCCATCATTATTTGATGAACTTGTGAAAAAGGAAGTTGAAAGTGAAAACGGAATATTGTGGAATAGAAAAAAACTTATGAATCTTGGGAAACTGCAAGTTGTCGGGCATACAAGGAAGGTGGAGATTGAAAGAATTGAAGAGAATAATTCTGTTTACATAGATACGGCGGCAATAACTAACAACAAATTAACAGCCGTGCTGATTAATAAAAATAAGATTGAGGATATTATTTCTATTAGCACTCTTGCTGAAGATACACTTTAGACTCCATAATGGATGGAATTTTATTAAGTCGTGTCGCAACTTGTTGACCTCGATTTTCCATAAAAAAAGGCGGAAGAAAATTCCGCCTTTTTAATATACATCTAATTGACGTATGGATTTTAATAATCCATTCCACCCATACCGCCCATACCTCCGGGAGGCATTCCGGGCATTTGTGGTTCTTTTTCTTTTTTCTCGTAAACCACAGCTTCAGTAGTAAGTAACAAAGCGGAAACAGAAGCAGCATTTTCGAGTGCGGTTCTTGTAACCTTTGTAGGATCAATTACACCAGCCTTAACTAAGTTTTCATAGACTTCAGTAGCTGCATTAAATCCGAAATCATCTTTGCCTTCCTTAACTTTTTGGAGAACTACTGATCCTTCAATACCAGCATTATTTACAATTTGTCTTAGAGGTTCTTCCAACGCTTTTTTAATGATCTTAATACCGATTGTTTGGTCGGCATTTGCACCGGTCAGTTTTTCTAAAACAGATGTTGCTCTAACGAACGCAACTCCACCACCCGGAACAATTCCTTCTTCAACAGCAGCACGGGTTGCGTGAAGTGCATCTTCAACTCTTGCTTTCTTTTCTTTCATTTCCACCTCAGTAGAGGCACCGATTTTTAATACTGCAACGCCACCTGAAAGTTTAGCTAATCTTTCCTGTAGTTTTTCTTTGTCATAATCAGAAGTGGTTTTTTCGATTTGTGCTTTTATCTCGTTTATTCTCTTCTTGCTTTCATCAGTTTTTCCAGCACCTTCAACGATAGTAGTATTATCTTTATCAATCACTATTTTCTTTGCCTGTCCGAGATATGCAACAGTAGCATTTTCTAATTTGAATCCACGTTCTTCAGAAATAACAGTACCGTTGGTGAGTACTGCAATATCTTCGAGCATTGCCTTTCTTCTATCGCCAAAGCCCGGGGCTTTGACAGCGGCAATTTTCAAAGTTCCGCGAATTTTATTTACTACCAATGTAGCAAGAGCTTCTCCTTCGAGGTCTTCCGCAATTATTAGCATTGACTTTCCCTGCTGTGCTACTTTTTCTAATACTGGAAGCAAATCTTTCATAGCAGAGATTTTTTTGTCGTGAATTAATATGAAGGCGTCTTCGAGAATAGCTTCCATATTTTCAGTGTCGGTTACAAAGTAAGGTGATAGATAACCGCGGTCGAATTGCATACCTTCAACAACATCGAGGGAAGTTTCCATTCCTTTTGCTTCTTCAACTGTGATAACACCATCCTTGCCGACTTTTTCCATTGCATCGGCAATCAAATTACCAATAGCAGGATCATTGTTAGCAGAAATTGAACCTACCTGTGCAATTTCGTTTCTTCCTTCAACCTCTTTGCTAATTGATTTTAGATACGCAATAACTTTAATAACCGCAAGGTCAATTCCTCTTTTTAAGTCCATTGGATTTGCACCTGCTGTGACGTTTTTCAAACCTTCTCTGTAAATTGCTTGTGCAAGAACGGTTGCAGTTGTTGTTCCATCGCCAGCAACATCACTTGTTTTAGAAGCAACTTCACGAACCATTTGCGCGCCCATGTTCTCAACTGCATCTTCAAGTTCAATTTCTTTTGCGACAGAAACACCATCTTTAGTAACAGTTGGTGCGCCAAATTTCTTTTCAAGGATTACATTTCTTCCTTTTGGTCCTAATGTAACTTTAACAGCATTAGCGAGCTTATCAACGCCAGCTTTAAGCTTCGTTCGTGCCTCGCTGTTGTACTCAATTAATTTTGATGACATATTTTTCTCCTATTTTAATTTTCGTTATTAATTTATCCGATGATTGCGAAAAGATCACTCTCTCGCATTATTAAATACTCTTCTCCATCCACAGTTACT contains these protein-coding regions:
- a CDS encoding N-acetylmuramoyl-L-alanine amidase, with amino-acid sequence MKKTFFKYKFYLILFTLIQFSACTEIKVIYRDKVYYEIPAELKYPEQKTKFLDEYSKYISGRKIFLDAGHGGSDRKNIGINKLVVEADINLNVVLFLKEFLTEAGASVYLSRDSDTTVDLKLRSQLADNSSADIFVSIHHNAPADSDDTTTNYTSTYYHATELDYEYNPCEREIARFIQRDLSYAMRNPGGLGSFDGTYSDYSVYPGKGFSVLRETNIPSVLVECGFHTNYYEEKRLSIKEFNRIEAWGIFRGLCRYFANSTPDIISSEEFSDKKNFPFFLKDDIGIETESIIVLLDKIKYNNFSYDIETGLLTIIGDALTVGEHEIKIIVANKRGNHSFPFTKKIIINP
- a CDS encoding spore maturation protein, whose product is MPNNLLTGKIKFEEVSFIQIKSVTNSIIEYAGIAVEIALGLIGIMAMWLGIMKVGETAGLISVIARMLRPVTKFLFPEIPSDHPAVGSMIMNISANMLGLGNAATPFGLKAMQELNELNPKKDTASDSMITFLAINTAGLTLIPASAIAIRAAAGSANPTIIIGTSIFGAMCATIVGVIAAKTFAKLSGGKEIFLGWLRGKVYPLMIILILFLAFFVSLYLGWVKIITNNINFISSESLISALSLFSTLAIPFIIVSFLVFGLFKKINLYENFIEGAKDGFNIAIKIIPFLVAMLMAIGIFRASGAMDILMIILRPVTNIIGFPTEALPMALMRPLSGSGSLGIMTENLSVFGPDSYLGVLVSTIYGSTETTFYVLAVYFGSVNIKNSRFALAAGLFADIAGILAALFIVKMLFSI
- a CDS encoding D-glycerate dehydrogenase, whose amino-acid sequence is MKIFITKEIPEAGINHIRKSGISLEVYSGSKPITKKTLIEKISDVDGIITLLSDKVDKDFIDSAKHCKIIANYAVGFNNIDVNYAKQKGIIVTNTPDVLTDSTADLAISLMLCCARNIVPAEKFMRTGKFTGWQPKLFLGMELKGKTFGILGAGRIGTATAVRAHSFGMKIVYYSNHQNLYLDTKLNGEKVSLDKLLSHSNVISIHLPLNKKTFNLLSEKKLKLIHKNSILINTARGEIVDEVFLIKMLNKKLIYAAGFDVYQNEPSVNSALLKLENAVLLPHLGSATIEARNAMSKLAARNVVNVLKGKKPLTPIQM
- the ald gene encoding alanine dehydrogenase, with the translated sequence MRIGVPKETEREERRIALAPAGVDSLIRAGHTVYIQSGAGEGSHFHDEDYIKTGASIVYDGEEAFRRAEMIVKVAPLSESEIDILQENQILFSSLHLAVGKKNVVEKLIKKNITAIGYELIEDGDRLPVLHSMSEIAGQLSIQVAERYLESYTKGGRGILIGGITGVAPAAVVILGAGVVGTTAARAALGRGAQVVVIDKDLNRLRRIDAYFKKRVTTVMANPYTITRGVRFADVLIGAVLIKGEKTPHLVSEDMVKDMKRGAVIVDVSIDQGGCIETSRVTTISDPVYLTHDVIHYCVPNMPALVSRTASYGLNNAAMPYIQNIADNGLANALLGDEGLANGVCTYGGYCANEAIANIFNVEYRKLRVFSTN
- a CDS encoding acetyl-CoA hydrolase/transferase family protein produces the protein MPSNILNIYNRKIVSADEALKIIKSGDNIVVQPGCAAPLELINAMVRRKDELSNVTIYHILVVGSLPYIEPGMENHFKHNAFFIGANSRKAVNEGRSEFTPIFLSEITSLFKRGLIKTDVALIHVSPPDEHGYCSYGVDVGNIKTPAEKSKIIIAQVNKEMPRSLGDSFIHINKIHFIVEHNAPIQELPQVDPNSSQELLNIYDKIGINISELIEDGATLQLGIGAIPDSVMKYLKGKKDLGIHTEMFSDGVVELVEEGIINGEKKTLHQGKIIAGFVLGTKRTYDFIDNNPIIEFHPQEYVNDPFIIAKNNKMVAINSAIEIDLTGQVCSDSIGTKFFSGIGGQVDFIRGAARSEGGKPIIALPSVTKDEKISRIVTQLQPGAGVVTSRGDVHFVVTEYGSVQLWGKSISERAKALISISHPAFRDELAKYAQDVLHI
- a CDS encoding serine/threonine protein phosphatase, which encodes MLAVIGDIHGCFFTLKKLCTELKDKYPGVTVYSVGDLVDRGNYSFEVIDYILSQSIAFTPGNHEYMFYYFFHHPESALAKAWIYNGSGKTLSSYQDKMHILHEHLKVIINSPLYYDTEDCFISHAGIADIYKIELPEPPLEFPSLFDELVKKEVESENGILWNRKKLMNLGKLQVVGHTRKVEIERIEENNSVYIDTAAITNNKLTAVLINKNKIEDIISISTLAEDTL
- the groL gene encoding chaperonin GroEL (60 kDa chaperone family; promotes refolding of misfolded polypeptides especially under stressful conditions; forms two stacked rings of heptamers to form a barrel-shaped 14mer; ends can be capped by GroES; misfolded proteins enter the barrel where they are refolded when GroES binds), coding for MSSKLIEYNSEARTKLKAGVDKLANAVKVTLGPKGRNVILEKKFGAPTVTKDGVSVAKEIELEDAVENMGAQMVREVASKTSDVAGDGTTTATVLAQAIYREGLKNVTAGANPMDLKRGIDLAVIKVIAYLKSISKEVEGRNEIAQVGSISANNDPAIGNLIADAMEKVGKDGVITVEEAKGMETSLDVVEGMQFDRGYLSPYFVTDTENMEAILEDAFILIHDKKISAMKDLLPVLEKVAQQGKSMLIIAEDLEGEALATLVVNKIRGTLKIAAVKAPGFGDRRKAMLEDIAVLTNGTVISEERGFKLENATVAYLGQAKKIVIDKDNTTIVEGAGKTDESKKRINEIKAQIEKTTSDYDKEKLQERLAKLSGGVAVLKIGASTEVEMKEKKARVEDALHATRAAVEEGIVPGGGVAFVRATSVLEKLTGANADQTIGIKIIKKALEEPLRQIVNNAGIEGSVVLQKVKEGKDDFGFNAATEVYENLVKAGVIDPTKVTRTALENAASVSALLLTTEAVVYEKKEKEPQMPGMPPGGMGGMGGMDY